The Candidatus Poribacteria bacterium genome includes a window with the following:
- a CDS encoding sulfite exporter TauE/SafE family protein: MTIYPHLDILTSPKGGTTIYEIIILCFGAWLTGVSKAGFGGGIGMIVVPMFTHFRSARNVIGLMLLLLFSTDVFSLRHYWKRWHRQSVTRLILGSLLGITLASLILKDISDVHLKKVIGGIACLFALLEFLRPRWQPLLGNSEQPIQTALQFKMWQGLLAGLFAGAFSTLAHMGGLVVVMYLLPQRLGNTAFVATTTATYFLLNFIKIPFYHQLELFSFEILIEAIALLPFIGLGVLTGIALNNRVPELLFSRIVLFFLFATGVHLLLG; encoded by the coding sequence TTGACAATTTACCCACACCTTGATATACTCACCTCACCAAAAGGAGGCACCACCATCTACGAAATCATCATCCTCTGCTTCGGGGCATGGCTAACAGGCGTAAGCAAAGCAGGTTTCGGCGGCGGTATCGGCATGATTGTTGTGCCGATGTTCACCCACTTCCGCAGTGCCAGAAACGTCATCGGGCTAATGCTCCTGCTCCTATTCTCAACAGATGTTTTCTCACTCCGCCACTACTGGAAACGCTGGCATCGCCAAAGCGTCACACGACTGATCCTCGGTTCTCTGCTCGGTATCACCTTAGCAAGCCTCATTTTGAAGGACATCTCCGATGTCCATCTCAAAAAAGTCATCGGCGGCATTGCCTGCTTATTTGCGCTACTGGAATTTCTGCGTCCGCGTTGGCAGCCCCTTCTCGGCAATTCGGAGCAGCCCATCCAAACGGCACTCCAATTCAAAATGTGGCAAGGACTCCTTGCAGGATTGTTCGCCGGTGCGTTCTCAACCCTCGCACACATGGGTGGACTTGTCGTTGTCATGTACCTTCTCCCGCAACGCTTAGGCAACACCGCCTTCGTCGCGACCACAACCGCCACCTACTTCCTGCTCAACTTCATCAAAATTCCGTTCTATCACCAGTTAGAACTCTTCTCTTTCGAGATCCTGATTGAAGCAATCGCCCTCCTTCCATTCATCGGACTCGGAGTACTGACAGGCATTGCGCTCAACAATCGAGTACCGGAACTCCTCTTTTCAAGAATCGTCCTCTTTTTCCTATTCGCCACCGGCGTACACCTATTACTCGGTTGA